The DNA region CATCTCTATAAAACAAGTTCATAGTTTCAAAAGGAATAATCTTATAATCTTTGTTCACAATGTATACGCATGACTTTTTAATAGCACGGACATCAAAATTATGAGCGTCTATAAATTGCATGATGATAATGCGAAATAGATTGTCATACCCTAGTTCTGGTGCATCAATTTCCGGCAAACAGCACATGATGCTTTTCAGGTTTTCCGATGCCTTTTCAACTGAGTTTCCAGTGCTGAATAGTTCTATCATCTTACCATGCAATGCCTCGTCTTGTTCATAGATAATAGTGTTTTTTCCTTCGTTCAATAAATCGTCTGGATTAATGTATCGCGTAAGCGGACTCACCTCATCTCCTACTTTTAGGGCATAGGCCATTACCAGTGCATCAGGATTGCAGGGCACGGGAATAAGGTCATCACTCTCAAAAATGGGTGATTGCTCCAAAATTTTTCTCCGGACTTCTGTTAGGGTTATTCTATTGTCATCAACTTCAAAATTTTCTAAACGACCGGCAACTTGAGTAGGTTGAAAGGTTACCCCTCGAACACATTTTTGTTTTACGGCAAAGTCTATGGTTTCTCCCATTTCGTGGTCGTTCAATCCTTTTTGTAAGGTGACCACAAGTGTTGTGGAAAGGTTGAGTTTATTAAGGTGTTCTAATGCTTTTAAACGGGTTTCTGCCAGATCCGCTCCTCTTAGTGTTTGTAGCACCGTATTATCCAAAGAGTCGAACTGTAGGTATATTTCAAAATCGGGAGCGTACGTTGCTAATCTTTCGGCAAAAGCAAAATCTTTGGCAATTTTAATACCGTTGGTGTTGACCATTAAATGCCTAATGGGCAATGTTTTGGCATAATCCATTATTTCAAAAAACTGCGGATGTATCGTAGGTTCGCCACCACTTAACTGTACAACATCGGGTTCGCCTTCGTTCTTAACGATTACATCTAGCATTTTTTTGATTTCCTCTACAGAACGATGTCTGCCGTAGGTGGGTGAAGAGGAGGCGTAACACGTAGGGCACGTAAGATTGCACCGATCGGTTAGCTCAACCACGGTTAGGCAGGAATGTTGCTCATGATCTGGGCAAAGGCCACAATCATAAGGGCAACCATAATGGGTTTTGGTATTAAAAGTCTTTGGGTATTCAGAAGCCTTGTTGTAGTTTCTGATATTCTTGTAATATTCTATATCATCTGCAATAAGCACCTTGCTTTTGCCATGCTCTTTACAGTTTTTGAGCATATATACCTTATCGTTCTCAAAAACGATTTTAGCATCTACACGTCGTAAACATTCCGGGCAAAGACTAAGCGTAAAATCATAATAGGTGTAGTTTTTTGAGGGCATAGGCAGTGGCTTGGCGAATGGTTTTTTGGTAGTAGAAAAGACAAATTAAGCATAATATCTGAATGCTGCTTAAACCTAAAGTAAAAAAGGTATTCGGTTTCAAGAACTCAATAAGGAATCGAAACGTAAAGTATGAGATCATGAAAAATTTGAAAAGCATTCCGCTCTCTAAAGACTTTGAATTTCTTTGAATCTTTGTTAAAAGAATGAACAACAGTAATAGAAAAAACACTTCATACAGTGCCACAGGGTGTCTGTTTAGACCATCGCCTAAATTCATTCCCATAAAAAATGAGGTCTTTTTACCATAAGTAAATTCGTTTGTTCCCGCTAAAAAGCACCCAACTCTTCCTATGATGATTCCAAGAATTATTGGAAATGTAAAAAGGTCTCCTGAAGACTGTTTTTCGCCGATTATCACCTTTGCTAACTCTACACCCAACAAGCCTCCAAAAAGTCCGCCCATTATAGTTTTATTGTTCATTAAGGCCATCCACTCTTCTTGGGAATGAATTACCGGGTTCTCTAAAAAAGCTACAGCTCTAGAGAGCAGTAAAGCACCAAAAATTGCACCAATGATTATAGAAAGCCGATTGGCGGAAGTAATGGAATCGGCACTTCGCTTTCGTAGAAAGACATAATACCTAAAAGCGATAAAAAATGCCAAATACTCTAGAATTAGGTGTATGTTCCATTTTATACCGAAAAGTATAGGCTCAAAAGGCAGGGTTATATTCATAGCTTTCAACAAAGATAGTTAGGTTCAACATTTTAACGGGTTGCAGATTAGTTGTAAATTTGCGGCCATGCCAAAAATAGGAGACATACAACTACCTGACTTTCCGTTGCTTCTTGCACCAATGGAAGATGTAAGCGACCCACCTTTTCGTGCATTATGCAAAGAACAGGGTGCCGATGTGGTGTACACCGAATTTATTTCTTCGGAAGGATTGATTCGTGATGCTGCCAAAAGCGTAATGAAGTTGGATATTTACGAAAAGGAGAGGCCTGTGGGCATTCAGATTTTCGGTGCTAATCTGGACTCTATGCTGCAATCGGTAGAAATTGTAGAGAAGTCCAAACCGGATATTATCGATATTAATTTTGGCTGTCCCGTTAAAAAAGTGGTCAGTAAAGGTGCCGGTGCCGGAATA from Zobellia alginiliquefaciens includes:
- a CDS encoding radical SAM protein, translated to MPSKNYTYYDFTLSLCPECLRRVDAKIVFENDKVYMLKNCKEHGKSKVLIADDIEYYKNIRNYNKASEYPKTFNTKTHYGCPYDCGLCPDHEQHSCLTVVELTDRCNLTCPTCYASSSPTYGRHRSVEEIKKMLDVIVKNEGEPDVVQLSGGEPTIHPQFFEIMDYAKTLPIRHLMVNTNGIKIAKDFAFAERLATYAPDFEIYLQFDSLDNTVLQTLRGADLAETRLKALEHLNKLNLSTTLVVTLQKGLNDHEMGETIDFAVKQKCVRGVTFQPTQVAGRLENFEVDDNRITLTEVRRKILEQSPIFESDDLIPVPCNPDALVMAYALKVGDEVSPLTRYINPDDLLNEGKNTIIYEQDEALHGKMIELFSTGNSVEKASENLKSIMCCLPEIDAPELGYDNLFRIIIMQFIDAHNFDVRAIKKSCVYIVNKDYKIIPFETMNLFYRDDKVKYLEQLQNEMV
- a CDS encoding prolipoprotein diacylglyceryl transferase family protein — translated: MNITLPFEPILFGIKWNIHLILEYLAFFIAFRYYVFLRKRSADSITSANRLSIIIGAIFGALLLSRAVAFLENPVIHSQEEWMALMNNKTIMGGLFGGLLGVELAKVIIGEKQSSGDLFTFPIILGIIIGRVGCFLAGTNEFTYGKKTSFFMGMNLGDGLNRHPVALYEVFFLLLLFILLTKIQRNSKSLESGMLFKFFMISYFTFRFLIEFLKPNTFFTLGLSSIQILCLICLFYYQKTIRQATAYALKKLHLL